A segment of the Caballeronia sp. Lep1P3 genome:
CGGACGCACCCGGCCAGTGGGCCTTCCATTGCCATCTGTTGTATCACATGGAAGCGGGCATGTTCCGCAAGGTGGTGGTCGCATGAGCCAGCTAAGCTTGTCGGCGCACCTAGTCGGAGGCACACGAGCTCGTCTTGTTGTGAGGGTCCTCATCGCCGCATGCGTCGTTTCCCGTTCAGCCACCTCTCCTGCTCAATCGATGCCGATGGATGGCATGCCTGCGGTGAGCGATATCGGCGGCCACAGCGCTCACGGCGCCGGTCACGATGCGTCGCCAGGCTCTCCCGCACGCAAGTCCGACATGACCGGAAAAGCGGACGCGAACGACCAAACGCGGGGCTCCAAGGAAATGGAGCATATGATCGCGCCGCGCGGCAACTCCCCCGGCACAGGGAATGGCACCAGCAACGAATCGGCGAATGCAGACCAGGGCGTCAGCGTCGACGCTAGCGCCAAACGGAGTCCGAAAGGCGGTCCTGAAAGCGGCCCCAACCACATCATACCGGTGGAGGAGCCACGTATTCCGATGGCGAATCCGAACCAAGGCATTCCCATGAAGGGTATGGACATGGCTGACGACGACGTCTACCACCAAATACTCGTCGACCAGCTGGAGTATGTGAAGGCTGCCGGCGGGCAAGGCTGGTCGTGGGACGGCGAAGCATGGCTGGGCGGCGACATTAACAGACTTTGGCTTAAAAGTTCTGGTGACCGACTGTATGGCAAGACAGACGACGCTCGCGTCGAGGCGCTAATCTCGCGCGCCTACTCGACTTACTGGAACGCACAGATAGGTGTACGCCACGACTTCGGCAATGGGCCATCGCGGGACTGGGCGGCAATTGGGGTGGAGGGGCTGGCTCCATGGTTTTTCGACGTTGAAGCCACCGGTTACATAGGGGCTTCGGGTCGAACTGCGCTACGATTAAAAACCTCTTACAACGTATTGCTTTCTCAGCGGTTGTTCCTCACGCCCGAGGCCGAAGTCAACGTCTATGGAAGAGCAGACCCCGAGCGAGAGATAGGCAGCGGCGTCTCGGACATTAAGCTAGGTTTGCGCCTCCGATACCAAATACGGCGTGAGATTGCGCCCTACGTTGGCTTTGTCTGGGGAAGACGCTTTGGTCGCACTGCCGATTTTGCGCGCCGTGACGCCGAACCTGTATCTGACAAGGAACTAGTAGTCGGCGTTACGCTATGGTACTGAAGGAATTTTGTCGACCGACATCTGGCGGCAATCTCTAGCTAGTTCGCGTTTGAGCAGGCTTTAGACACAAGTGATTGGAACGACGCGGCATTTGGCGAGACCGCCGGGCAAACAAGGATCACGAGCCACGTGCGATAGGCCTGCAATAGGTGCTCGACCTCCATGTGTGGCGTGTAGGCCCCGGGCATATGAGCATATGAGCGCTCTAATATCCCGTTGAGAGACGCTTCCAAGAACGACGCCCCAGCTACTGCTTTTCATCGTCGCGAAATAGCCGTAGACCTGCGGCGGAACATCGGTTGGCGGTGGACGGCTCGACCATGTTTATCGCTTGGGTCATCAAGCCAACGCAGTTGCGTCTCGACCGCCTCGACTAGGCGTTATGAGACGTTGCTATCGGAGCCGCTGATTCATGGCGACAAGACGGCCGTACGGTGCTTAAGGAAGCGGGCAAGGGCTATTCTAGTCCGTGTCATGAGTGTGGTGGTTTGCCTCTCGCGGCCGCGAGGAGCTTGCTTTGTTCTTCGCATCCTCCGCGTCGCCGTGCGTCGACTTCATTCCAGGCATGTTCTTCATACCCTCCATTTCCTCGTCTCGAGGGGCCTTGGCCACCATTTCCTTGTATTCTTGCGCGCTCATACTTGGCAACTTATTCACAAAGGCGACCATGCTCCAAATTGTCTCGTCATCGTGTGTCTTGCCCCATGCCGGCATGGCGCTCATCTTCAGGCCGTGCTTGATAACCCAGAAGGCGCTACGCGGGTCCAATTGTGACTTCGCAAGCTCTGGCGGCTGAGGATAGAGTCCGGGAGCCAACTCCGAATCTTTGACTCCAGGCGCTAGGTGACATGTCACGCACATTGCCGCGTATTGTCCTGCACCCTTAAGAATGAGATCGGGACTGTTGAGGTTTGGGGGTACGATGTCCTTAGAATGAGCATCGATGGACCGCATTCGCAATGTTTGCAGGATCTTGTAGGTAAGGGGCCAGTGGGGAGCATCCGCTCCCATGTTGTAATTTCCGGACAAGACGAACGCGGTTGCACCGAACAGCGCCACTGCCGACATTGACGCTGTAGGAATAATCCAGTGTCTCATGCTTTCACCGAGAAGAAGCGAATCGGCCAACATCACTAAATCGACGACTTGCGGCGGCTGAACGCGGTCTCCGCTGAAGAAATCGATGTTCGGTAGTTCGGCGAACCTCTGACTTCGTTGCGTCGAACTGCCGCCCATCACCATCCGAATCCTGCGGACTCCCGTGCCACGTTACGACGTGCGTCGAGCGAAGCCTCAACTTGGCCTGAAAACAGGGTTGTACCGAGTCAGCGATTGCGGATTCGATAGAGTTCCTTATTGCGTTCGATGGTTCTCTCGCTCGGCGGGTAGTCGTTCTTGCTCGTGGGTATCATGCCGTCCCGTTGTGCCTGGATCATTTCGGCGACGACTTCCGCGCGGGTTTTGCCGACTCTCCCCGCGGCGGCCAACCCTTCGTCGCTGCCACCATACGACTGCCTGTTGCTACTGAACGCCGCAGACGATTCAACCCCTCGGGTCGGCTGTATGTCATTCAGGGGATAAGCATGGTCCGCAAAAGCCGGCACCGCAACGGCGATGCCGAGGGTAGCAACCAACAAGGGAATTACTTTCATTGCGTCCTCCAGGGGGCTTGATTGGAGGAAAGTTTATATATTGCAATCTGACTGGAGCATGACTTAAACGTGATAATTGTGCCTCGAAGCCGAGCGACTGTACCGGCTCGGATTGTCTGGACACGGTTTTGATTAAGGCGATCATGAGGATGACCCTGAATGGATAACAACCCGAACAAAGATGTAATCGACAATTGCGTTTTAGCGTTTGAACCGACCTGGCAAGCCGGTGCCGCGTTTGACGCTAACAAAGCAGTGGGCATGACTCGACCGTGACAGTAAATTCATTTCTTTGTCACGGCGCTGACTACTTCAAACTGAGAAGATATGTGATCACACGAGTTTTCTTCCCGGTCGAGGGTTTGTGGTGATCGCGCGTTGGACCTGCAAGTCCCAATGCAGGTTAACGGTCACCTCGGGCATTAGGGAAACGCCGAATAATGCGTTATTGGGTCGGCTTGCAGATCCACGGGCGTCGAAGTTTCTGGATAACGAATCGAATTTGCGCGCATTTCAATAAATTCGGCTCTCAAAAGAGCCTCGCTGCTCTGATTTTTCTACGGCTGACGGATTGCTCGCTCCCATGAACCGATCGCAACAGATTCCGCACAATCACCAGATTCTTCACCACAGCGAACAAGCTGAAAAGTTGCGCGGTGTTCTTGGCCAAGCCCGTGTATCGGGTCTTGCGATGGTGAAACAGGTTCTTGACGATATGGAACAGATGCTCGACGCGCGAACTGATCTGCGCCCTGGTTCGCTCAAGCGCGGTCACAAGTGCCTTCAGTGGCCCCTCTTGGATCGCCTTGATCTTTCCACGCTCGGCAGCGACGTGCCACTTTACCGCCTGGCCTTTCATTTCATCGCGCTTGTCTACACCAATATAGCTCGCGTCGGCGAACGCTTCCTCTTCATGGCCGCGCAGCAGCAGATGGGCTTTTGGCACATCCAACACGTTGGCCGTCGTGCCGGCCACGCTGTGGACCAAGCCCGAATCGGCGCCCACGCCAACATGGGTTTTCATCCCAAAGTGCCATTCGTTTCCCTTCTTCGTTTGATGCATCTCCGGGTCACGGCTCGTCCCGGCGTTTTTGGTCGACGGTGGCGCTTCGATGGTTGCGGCATCAACCAGCGTGCCTTCCTTTATCATCAGTGCACGCTCGCACAGCTAGATACCGATCTGGTCGAACAGCTTCCTTGTCAGATCGTGCTCAATCAGCAGGCGCCCGAGTTTGAGCAGCGTGGTCGCATCGGGCACGTTCTCGACTGCGAGATCGATGCCGGCGAAGCGGCGCAGCGCAATGCTGTCATACAACGCGTCTTTCGGCCCTTCGTCCGACAGCCCGTACCGCTGCTGCAGAAAGTAGATCCGCAGCATTCGCTCAGGTCCAATCGGCGGACGGCCTCGCGTGCCCTTCCGGTAATGCTGTTCGATTGCAAACAGCAAACGCTCCCACGGCACAATTTTCTCCATCTCCCCCAAGAAGCGTTGACGCCTCGTCACGCGCTTCTTGCCCTGCAATTTCCGCTTCCGCGAAGCCGATCTGCCTCTTCATCCTCTTGCGTCCGTTTCGTGAGCTGCTTTCTATAACGTCCGCAGCTACCTGACCGATGACCGCCGAGCTTCAATAATCAGTGTTTCGTTAGCGCAATCCACTGTTCAATGCCACGAACTGTGCGCCAAAATGAGAATTGCTTTTCGTTGCAACGAATGCCCGGCCACTTTTAAGCCTCTCGACCAGTTAATGCAGGTCGTCGAGGATGTAAAGGCTATAGCTTCCGACAAAGACCTCATCCATGCAGTACATAGTGCGCCGTGGGACGTTGTTCTCGTTCACTGGCAGAGCACTTCAATTCCCCCCTTGGACCTATTGCGTTGGATTCACGCG
Coding sequences within it:
- a CDS encoding copper resistance protein B gives rise to the protein MDGMPAVSDIGGHSAHGAGHDASPGSPARKSDMTGKADANDQTRGSKEMEHMIAPRGNSPGTGNGTSNESANADQGVSVDASAKRSPKGGPESGPNHIIPVEEPRIPMANPNQGIPMKGMDMADDDVYHQILVDQLEYVKAAGGQGWSWDGEAWLGGDINRLWLKSSGDRLYGKTDDARVEALISRAYSTYWNAQIGVRHDFGNGPSRDWAAIGVEGLAPWFFDVEATGYIGASGRTALRLKTSYNVLLSQRLFLTPEAEVNVYGRADPEREIGSGVSDIKLGLRLRYQIRREIAPYVGFVWGRRFGRTADFARRDAEPVSDKELVVGVTLWY
- a CDS encoding cytochrome c, whose translation is MGGSSTQRSQRFAELPNIDFFSGDRVQPPQVVDLVMLADSLLLGESMRHWIIPTASMSAVALFGATAFVLSGNYNMGADAPHWPLTYKILQTLRMRSIDAHSKDIVPPNLNSPDLILKGAGQYAAMCVTCHLAPGVKDSELAPGLYPQPPELAKSQLDPRSAFWVIKHGLKMSAMPAWGKTHDDETIWSMVAFVNKLPSMSAQEYKEMVAKAPRDEEMEGMKNMPGMKSTHGDAEDAKNKASSSRPREANHHTHDTD
- a CDS encoding DUF4148 domain-containing protein, which gives rise to MKVIPLLVATLGIAVAVPAFADHAYPLNDIQPTRGVESSAAFSSNRQSYGGSDEGLAAAGRVGKTRAEVVAEMIQAQRDGMIPTSKNDYPPSERTIERNKELYRIRNR